The sequence CGTGCGTGTTCGGTGTGCGGTGATTACCGCTTGAGGTTGACCAGGTCCTGCAAGACCTCGTCCGAGGTGGTGACGACGCGGGAGTTCGCCTGGAAACCGCGCTCGGCCAGGATCATGTTGGTGAACTCCTCGGCCAGGTCGACGTTAGACATCTCCAGGTAGCCTGCGGCAATCTGGCCTCGGCCGCCGGTCACCGGAGTGCCGATGACGGCCTGCCCCGAGTTCGGGGACGGCGACAGGAGGTTCTGCCCCTCCTTCAGCAGGCCGCCAGGGTTGGCGAAGGTTGCCAGCGCGATCTGGCCGAGCGCTTTGGTCGCGCCGTTGGAGTAGATGCCGGTAACCACCCCGTCGACGCTGATAGCGAAGGAGGTAAGGGCACCGGCGGTCCAGCCATCGGCCACACCCACGGCGTCGCTGCCGGCAGCGAGCTGGGTCAGCCGGGTGAAGTCGCCGCCGCCGGGGATCACGGTGTCGGCCGCGCCGTTGCCCCACTGGATGGTGAGATCGCCCGCACTCGTGACGTTGAGGACATTGCCCTGGTCGTCGAACTCGACGGTCCCGGTGGCGTTGGTCAGGGTCACCCCGGCTTCGCTGCTACTGTAGGTCCAGGACCAGGTGTTGGTCCCGGTCTTCTCGAAGGTCAGCGAGACCGAGTGCCGGAACCCGAGGGAGTCGATGACAGTGACGTCGGTCGTGTAGGTCGTGCCGGTCGCGGCGGCCGCGTTGAGGTTCCCCGGGATCACGATGG is a genomic window of Sphaerobacter thermophilus DSM 20745 containing:
- a CDS encoding flagellar hook protein FlgE produces the protein MLNRSMASAVSGLKAYQTWLDVIGNNIANLATPGFKASRVRFEDVMSHTLRGASVPDPAQGRGGRNPAQVGLGVLAAGIDTDYAPGTPTATGKMSHMAIQGEGYFVVADGFRTYYTRDGSFDLGIDGRLVNPSTGLYVMGWQADANGAIDTSQPLSPIRIPIGEEMDAMPSMSIVIPGNLNAAAATGTTYTTDVTVIDSLGFRHSVSLTFEKTGTNTWSWTYSSSEAGVTLTNATGTVEFDDQGNVLNVTSAGDLTIQWGNGAADTVIPGGGDFTRLTQLAAGSDAVGVADGWTAGALTSFAISVDGVVTGIYSNGATKALGQIALATFANPGGLLKEGQNLLSPSPNSGQAVIGTPVTGGRGQIAAGYLEMSNVDLAEEFTNMILAERGFQANSRVVTTSDEVLQDLVNLKR